A genomic segment from Lytechinus variegatus isolate NC3 chromosome 10, Lvar_3.0, whole genome shotgun sequence encodes:
- the LOC121422953 gene encoding uncharacterized protein LOC121422953, protein MCAFLSLAFQMPKYKQPRLKITTIRNGRICKRYISARPPLMNQQHTSTFEEQPLQAGADNTQANTDVRPNKNGAEERESWDKIKMPKYKQPRLKVTTIRNGRICNRYISPRPPLMNQQHTSTFEEQPLQAGADNTQANTDVRPNKNGAEERESWDKIKVNSQ, encoded by the exons ATGTGCGCTTTTCTGTCTTTGGCATTTCAGATGCCCAAGTACAAGCAACCGCGGTTGAAAATCACCACTATTCGAAATGGGCGGATTTGCAAGAGATACATCAGTGCTCGGCCTCCTTTAATGAATCAACAACATACATCCACTTTTGAAGAGCAGCCACTTCAAGCCGGAGCAGATAATACACAAGCTAATACAGATGTACGACCTAACAAGAATGGAGCAGAAGAAAGAGAGTCTTGGGATAAGATCAAG ATGCCCAAGTACAAGCAACCACGGTTGAAAGTCACCACTATTCGAAATGGGCGGATTTGCAATAGATACATCAGTCCTCGGCCTCCTTTAATGAATCAACAACATACATCCACTTTTGAAGAGCAGCCACTTCAAGCCGGAGCAGATAATACACAAGCTAATACAGATGTACGACCTAACAAGAATGGAGCAGAAGAAAGAGAGTCTTGGGATAAGATCAAGGTTAACAGTCAATAG
- the LOC121423264 gene encoding uncharacterized protein LOC121423264 — protein MDDFVKQRLLEWGMEELTHTFKETSQTTPEATANIATATATKATVTATTDTVNSTPSQAGSAADEDPDDELEEALTQDQPDDEVLLPGDDQHEEGHAAAEGSDSQHPHLERDDEQQQPHKKSRRKALLLDNDTQEQLFEWVREHELLWRKGATDYKDTKKKMELWTRKARELDIEEGAEALRTWWKSVRDLYTKLLSKKSGQAVANLTDRELFIKMNCAFLCKEVKPRKGQPLRSIPLTQESETSLPPAAQPSASASTSHQPSQDVEERRAEPEDSPAMLEMRDFMKATNTLMERLVQAQEISHARQPFITYMSHSLLRLPETQYQLTVERMTAILHEMQRSISHPLPPAPPHPGSAFSPTVTFYQQQQPHYFQPRSLHHGFQQPLDFQKQSQPNHQPQHVQRPTVSQTSSTPRSSTERLMTSSMPNCSSIQHTNMSTVSEGVILQDAQRQEVNTPPIPITTSAQETADVLAEGMAHIKEN, from the exons ATGGATGATTTCGTGAAGCAAAGGCTGCTGGAATGGGGGATGGAGGAGTTAACACACACTTTCAAGG AGACCAGTCAGACCACACCAGAAGCCACTGCTAACATAGCCACAGCCACTGCTACCAAAGCCACAGTCACTGCTACCACAGACACAGTCAATTCTACCCCATCCCAGGCAGGGTCAGCTGCTGACGAAG ACCCTGATGACGAACTCGAGGAGGCCCTGACACAGGACCAGCCGGACGATGAGGTGCTACTCCCTGGTGATGACCAACATGAGGAGGGCCATGCTGCTGCTGAAg GCTCTGACTCTCAGCACCCACACTTGGAGAGGGACGATGAACAACAACAGCCTCACAAGAAGTCTCGCCGCAAGGCCCTCCTACTCGACAATGACACTCAGGAGCAACTCTTCGAGTGGGTCAGGGAGCACGAACTTTTGTGGAGGAAGGGGGCCACCGACTACAAGGATACAAAAAAGAAGATGGAGCTTTGGACCAGGAAGGCAAGAGAGCTGGACATTGAGGAGGGAGCTGAAGCTCTCAGGACATGGTGGAAGTCAGTCCGGGACCTCTACACTAAGCTTCTCTCCAAGAAGTCTGGCCAGGCTGTAGCGAACTTGACAGACAGAGAACTGTTCATCAAGATGAACTGCGCCTTCCTATGCAAGGAGGTGAAGCCCAGGAAAGGTCAGCCACTTAGAAGCATACCCCTCACACAGGAATCTGAAACCAGCCTGCCTCCAGCAGCCCAGCCCTCGGCATCGGCCAGCACCTCTCACCAGCCTTCCCAGGATGTCGAGGAACGCAGAGCCGAGCCTGAAGACTCCCCTGCGATGCTGGAGATGAGGGATTTTATGAAGGCCACCAACACCCTCATGGAAAGACTGGTCCAAGCCCAGGAGATCAGCCATGCAAGGCAGCCCTTCATCACTTACATGTCCCACTCTCTCCTACGACTACCTGAGACCCAGTACCAGCTCACAGTGGAGAGAATGACGGCCATCCTCCACGAGATGCAGCGATCCATCTCCCACCCCCTTCCTCCAGCTCCTCCACATCCAGGATCAGCATTTTCACCCACAGTCACCTTCTACCAGCAGCAGCAGCCACATTATTTCCAGCCTCGGTCTCTGCATCATGGCTTCCAGCAGCCTCTCGACTTCCAGAAACAGTCTCAGCCTAACCATCAGCCTCAGCACGTCCAGAGACCCACAGTCAGCCAGACATCATCCACTCCAAGGAGCTCCACCGAAAGACTAATGACGTCAAGCATGCCGAACTGTTCCTCCATTCAACACACCAACATGAGCACCGTCAGCGAGGGGGTGATTCTCCAGGACGCCCAGAGGCAGGAGGTGAACACTCCACCCATACCAATCACCACCTCAGCTCAAGAGACTGCCGATGTACTTGCAGAGGGGATGGCCCACATCAAGGAGAATTGA
- the LOC121423265 gene encoding CMP-sialic acid transporter-like isoform X1, which produces MAVSDSKETAQEGSGNKSATPGEGASFGFKMYILLVLTMNATGYILLIRFTRSRDNVPMYFSTTTVLLSEVSKLTISLMLLTKEHKSLIGMMRDVYHNVLCNPSDTFKMCIPSIIYALQNNLAFVALSNLDAATYQITYQLKIITTAMFMVVMIGKKINPMQWLAIFLLFAGVAAVQVESANTKEDSSHYNYMKGLIAIIVSCLCSGFAGVYFEKVLKGTETTLWIRNVQMYLFGIISGLVAVFTKDYKNIMDHGFLYGYDAYVCLIIAMASIGGLYTSIVVKYLDNIVKGFSTAVSIVLAAVGSFVFFGKSFGYLFMGGSALVTVAIYLYSLPKPAASTPKARGPQNV; this is translated from the exons ATGGCTGTTTCTG ACTCCAAGGAAACTGCCCAAGAGGGGAGTGGTAACAAAAGTGCTACCCCTG GAGAAGGAGCCAGCTTTGGCTTCAAGATGTACATCTTGTTGGTGCTGACCATGAATGCCACAGGGTACATCCTGTTGATCCGCTTCACCCGCTCTAGAGACAACGTCCCCATGTACTTCAGCACCACCACAGTTCTTCTATCAGAGGTCTCCAAGCTCACCATCAGTCTCATGCTACTCACCAAGGAACACAAGAGCCTGATAGGGATGATGAGGGACGTCTaccacaatgtcctttgtaaccCATCGGATACATTCAAGATGTGCATTCCCAGTATCATCTATGCTCTTCAGAACAACCTGGCCTTTGTGGCCTTGTCCAATCTGGATGCTGCTACCTATCAG ATTACATATCAGTTGAAGATCATCACAACAGCAATGttcatggtggtgatgattgggAAGAAGATCAACCCAATGCAGTGGCTTGCCATCTTTCTTCTCTTTGCCGGCGTGGCTGCCGTTCAGGTGGAATCTGCAAACACGAAAGAGGATTCCTCCCATTATAATTACATGAAAGGATTAATAGCTATCATAGTCTCCTGTCTCTGCTCAGGATTTGCAG gtgtttattttgaaaaagtacTAAAAGGAACCGAGACAACGTTATGGATACGGAACGTTCAGATGTATCTATTTGGTATCATAAGCGGTCTTGTAGCAGTATTTACCAAAGATTATAAGAATATCATGGACCATGGATTTCTATATGGCTATGATGcatatgtttgtttgattataG CAATGGCCAGTATAGGAGGTTTGTACACATCCATTGTGGTCAAGTACCTTGATAACATCGTCAAAGGATTCTCTACAGCAGTATCTATCGTCTTGGCAGCTGTAGGCTCATTTGTTTTCTTCGGGAAGTCTTTTGGGTACCTCTTCATGGGTGGATCAGCTCTTGTGACTGTCGCTATTTATCTGTACAGCCTTCCCAAGCCAGCTGCAAGCACGCCCAAGGCCAGAGGGCCACAGAATGTCTAG
- the LOC121423265 gene encoding CMP-sialic acid transporter-like isoform X2, which translates to MAVSGEGASFGFKMYILLVLTMNATGYILLIRFTRSRDNVPMYFSTTTVLLSEVSKLTISLMLLTKEHKSLIGMMRDVYHNVLCNPSDTFKMCIPSIIYALQNNLAFVALSNLDAATYQITYQLKIITTAMFMVVMIGKKINPMQWLAIFLLFAGVAAVQVESANTKEDSSHYNYMKGLIAIIVSCLCSGFAGVYFEKVLKGTETTLWIRNVQMYLFGIISGLVAVFTKDYKNIMDHGFLYGYDAYVCLIIAMASIGGLYTSIVVKYLDNIVKGFSTAVSIVLAAVGSFVFFGKSFGYLFMGGSALVTVAIYLYSLPKPAASTPKARGPQNV; encoded by the exons ATGGCTGTTTCTG GAGAAGGAGCCAGCTTTGGCTTCAAGATGTACATCTTGTTGGTGCTGACCATGAATGCCACAGGGTACATCCTGTTGATCCGCTTCACCCGCTCTAGAGACAACGTCCCCATGTACTTCAGCACCACCACAGTTCTTCTATCAGAGGTCTCCAAGCTCACCATCAGTCTCATGCTACTCACCAAGGAACACAAGAGCCTGATAGGGATGATGAGGGACGTCTaccacaatgtcctttgtaaccCATCGGATACATTCAAGATGTGCATTCCCAGTATCATCTATGCTCTTCAGAACAACCTGGCCTTTGTGGCCTTGTCCAATCTGGATGCTGCTACCTATCAG ATTACATATCAGTTGAAGATCATCACAACAGCAATGttcatggtggtgatgattgggAAGAAGATCAACCCAATGCAGTGGCTTGCCATCTTTCTTCTCTTTGCCGGCGTGGCTGCCGTTCAGGTGGAATCTGCAAACACGAAAGAGGATTCCTCCCATTATAATTACATGAAAGGATTAATAGCTATCATAGTCTCCTGTCTCTGCTCAGGATTTGCAG gtgtttattttgaaaaagtacTAAAAGGAACCGAGACAACGTTATGGATACGGAACGTTCAGATGTATCTATTTGGTATCATAAGCGGTCTTGTAGCAGTATTTACCAAAGATTATAAGAATATCATGGACCATGGATTTCTATATGGCTATGATGcatatgtttgtttgattataG CAATGGCCAGTATAGGAGGTTTGTACACATCCATTGTGGTCAAGTACCTTGATAACATCGTCAAAGGATTCTCTACAGCAGTATCTATCGTCTTGGCAGCTGTAGGCTCATTTGTTTTCTTCGGGAAGTCTTTTGGGTACCTCTTCATGGGTGGATCAGCTCTTGTGACTGTCGCTATTTATCTGTACAGCCTTCCCAAGCCAGCTGCAAGCACGCCCAAGGCCAGAGGGCCACAGAATGTCTAG